A genomic stretch from Pseudomonas alkylphenolica includes:
- the chrA gene encoding chromate efflux transporter: protein MPLNHDRSPLQVFLVFLRLGLTSFGGPVAHLGYFRDEFVCRRGWLSERSYADLVTLCQFLPGPASSQVGIALGLARAGYPGALAAWLGFTMPSALALMLFALGIASFGEAIPAGILQGLKVVAVAIVAQAVWGMARNLCPDAPRISLMAVAACLVLLVPSAWAQVGVIVVAGIVGLFMFKPVQTLEHDPLSISISHRAGVCWLTLFFVLLLGLPLLAELWPSQTLNMLDAFYRTGSLVFGGGHVILPLLQAEVVPSGWVSNETFLAGYGATQAMPGPLFTFAAFLGASMHGPQSGWLGGVLGLIAIFVPSFLLVFAALPFWEQLRRNVRMQAAMLGINAAVVGLLLAALYRPVWTSAILQPMDFALALVALVALMAWKLPPWLVVIGCGAAGWLL from the coding sequence ATGCCCCTCAACCACGATCGCAGCCCTTTGCAGGTCTTTCTGGTTTTCCTGCGCCTGGGTTTGACCTCTTTTGGTGGGCCGGTTGCCCATCTTGGCTACTTTCGCGATGAGTTCGTCTGCCGTCGCGGCTGGTTGAGTGAGCGCAGTTATGCCGATCTGGTGACGCTCTGCCAGTTTCTGCCCGGCCCGGCCAGCAGTCAGGTCGGTATCGCGCTGGGGCTGGCGCGCGCGGGTTACCCTGGCGCGCTGGCGGCCTGGCTTGGTTTCACTATGCCTTCGGCCTTGGCACTGATGCTCTTTGCGCTGGGTATCGCTAGCTTCGGTGAGGCCATACCCGCGGGCATTTTGCAGGGGCTGAAAGTGGTGGCGGTGGCGATTGTGGCGCAAGCAGTCTGGGGCATGGCGCGTAACCTTTGTCCGGATGCGCCACGCATATCGCTGATGGCTGTTGCGGCCTGCCTGGTGCTGTTGGTGCCGTCGGCCTGGGCGCAGGTGGGGGTGATTGTCGTGGCCGGCATTGTCGGTTTGTTCATGTTCAAACCGGTACAAACCCTGGAGCACGATCCGCTGTCGATCAGCATCAGCCATCGCGCAGGCGTGTGCTGGCTGACGCTGTTTTTTGTCCTGCTGCTGGGCTTGCCGCTGCTGGCTGAACTCTGGCCCAGCCAGACCTTGAATATGCTGGACGCTTTCTACCGCACAGGCTCGCTGGTGTTTGGCGGCGGCCATGTCATCCTGCCATTGCTCCAGGCTGAGGTCGTGCCCTCGGGCTGGGTCAGCAATGAGACGTTTCTGGCCGGTTACGGCGCTACCCAGGCCATGCCGGGCCCCTTGTTCACGTTCGCGGCTTTTCTCGGTGCATCAATGCACGGGCCGCAGTCCGGCTGGCTCGGCGGTGTGCTGGGACTGATCGCGATCTTTGTGCCGTCGTTCCTGCTGGTATTTGCCGCGCTGCCATTTTGGGAGCAACTGCGGCGTAATGTGCGCATGCAAGCGGCGATGCTGGGCATCAACGCGGCGGTGGTTGGCCTGCTGCTGGCGGCGCTGTATCGACCGGTATGGACCAGCGCCATCTTGCAGCCAATGGACTTCGCCTTGGCACTGGTTGCGCTTGTGGCGTTGATGGCCTGGAAGCTGCCGCCATGGCTGGTGGTGATCGGGTGTGGCGCTGCCGGCTGGTTGCTGTAG
- a CDS encoding TorF family putative porin produces the protein MNARAIFSLASLLLAPLSSQALTLSEDFSLELELTAASDYRSRGVSQTLGDPALQGGATLIHSSGLYLGSWTSNVDFGDDFKTRQELEYYAGWYWQASDAISLDLGYIKYDYPKEGQFNLSEVYAILDLYGVQLGAYYSNDTPNVFGEDQDTLYTYLGYTFALPGEVGLALRAGRNDVKDPAFWSATGDDRKAYYEWEAKLSREFVGVTWGVSYVDTDLSKSECFGWYGYDDLCSATVVVSASKTF, from the coding sequence ATGAACGCACGTGCCATTTTTTCCCTCGCCAGCTTGTTGCTGGCCCCTTTGAGCAGTCAGGCGCTGACGCTGAGCGAAGACTTTTCCCTGGAGCTGGAACTCACCGCTGCCAGCGACTATCGCAGCCGGGGTGTTTCGCAAACCCTTGGCGATCCGGCCCTGCAGGGCGGCGCTACGCTGATCCACAGCAGCGGTTTGTATCTGGGCAGCTGGACGTCCAACGTCGATTTCGGCGACGACTTCAAGACCCGTCAGGAGCTGGAGTACTACGCGGGTTGGTACTGGCAGGCGAGCGATGCCATCAGCCTTGATCTGGGCTACATCAAATATGATTACCCCAAGGAAGGCCAATTCAACCTGAGTGAGGTGTACGCCATCCTCGATCTTTACGGGGTGCAACTGGGCGCCTACTACTCCAATGACACGCCGAACGTCTTTGGTGAGGATCAGGACACGCTCTACACCTACCTCGGCTATACCTTTGCGCTGCCGGGCGAAGTAGGGCTGGCGTTGCGGGCAGGGCGCAACGATGTGAAAGATCCGGCGTTCTGGTCGGCCACTGGTGATGACCGTAAGGCTTATTACGAGTGGGAGGCGAAGCTTAGCCGTGAGTTTGTCGGGGTTACCTGGGGGGTGAGCTATGTCGACACTGATCTGTCGAAAAGCGAGTGCTTTGGGTGGTATGGGTATGATGATTTGTGCTCGGCGACGGTGGTGGTCAGTGCCAGCAAGACGTTTTGA
- a CDS encoding amidohydrolase, whose translation MQRVIPNLLAATLAFSSWQAMAAADLVLVNGKVYTAEPGQALMQAVAVKDGKIVQVGTDAQINALADAHTQRIDLAGKVLMPGMIDTHSHPVAGAFATLGANLEDQVKPLAELEQWILAEVKEGRGRAADVISIANVSSAYWEKSRELGQLFNQGRWADQPLVLNGIDGHTGWANNAMLKRLKIDAARVKGMSEQDRSYVGHEADFTPNGYFSESQWDQVRSQIPAASEEVMLKAAREAVRINNQYGVTAWMDAAANAGSDDSLFDFKATEQSYGVLPLYRTLAEKGELSAHVAALMIANPKSRPADLEVLASVMNKFQGVPNLSFPGIKVFVDGVLEYPGQTAAVLAPYKNSQKNGQLLIEPEHFGELVAAAEQRDWIVHMHAVGDRAVRESLNGVEYARKLNSSAKAHSISHLQLVDPKDFPRFKQLGVIASMQLLWATGESYTVELVKPYISASAYSYQYPANSLQHAGAMIAGASDWPVSSPNPWNAIAQAITRKGPLGVLNAKESVDRQVMFQAYTLNAAKTLRLDQQIGSLAPGKQADLIVLDRDVFKVSNDELFDTQVLKTFFAGKQVYAPAS comes from the coding sequence CACTGACGCGCAGATCAATGCGCTGGCCGATGCCCACACGCAACGCATCGACCTGGCCGGCAAGGTGCTGATGCCGGGCATGATCGATACCCACAGTCATCCGGTAGCGGGCGCCTTCGCCACGCTGGGGGCTAACCTTGAGGATCAGGTCAAACCGCTGGCGGAACTGGAGCAATGGATACTTGCCGAGGTCAAGGAGGGGCGCGGGCGTGCCGCTGATGTCATCAGTATCGCCAACGTGAGTTCGGCCTATTGGGAGAAAAGTCGCGAGCTGGGCCAGCTGTTCAACCAGGGCCGCTGGGCGGATCAGCCGTTGGTGCTCAACGGCATCGATGGCCACACCGGCTGGGCCAACAACGCCATGCTCAAGCGGCTGAAGATTGACGCCGCACGGGTCAAGGGCATGTCAGAACAAGACCGCAGCTATGTCGGTCACGAGGCTGACTTCACGCCGAACGGCTATTTTTCCGAATCGCAATGGGACCAGGTGCGCAGCCAGATTCCTGCCGCCAGTGAAGAGGTCATGCTCAAGGCCGCCCGTGAAGCGGTGCGGATCAACAATCAGTACGGTGTGACCGCCTGGATGGACGCCGCCGCCAACGCTGGCAGTGACGATTCGCTGTTTGATTTCAAAGCCACCGAGCAGAGCTACGGCGTCCTGCCGCTTTATCGCACGCTGGCCGAGAAGGGCGAGCTTAGCGCGCATGTTGCCGCCTTGATGATTGCCAACCCCAAGAGCCGGCCAGCGGACCTTGAGGTATTGGCCAGCGTGATGAACAAGTTTCAGGGCGTGCCCAACTTGAGCTTTCCGGGGATCAAGGTCTTCGTTGACGGTGTGCTGGAGTATCCCGGGCAGACTGCCGCGGTGCTTGCGCCCTACAAGAACAGCCAGAAAAACGGCCAGTTGCTGATCGAGCCCGAACACTTTGGAGAACTGGTGGCTGCGGCGGAACAGCGCGACTGGATCGTGCATATGCACGCCGTTGGCGACCGGGCGGTGCGCGAGTCACTGAACGGTGTCGAGTACGCGCGCAAGCTCAACAGCAGCGCCAAGGCGCACAGCATCAGTCATCTGCAACTGGTCGACCCCAAGGACTTCCCACGTTTCAAGCAACTGGGGGTGATCGCCTCGATGCAGCTGCTTTGGGCCACAGGGGAGAGCTACACCGTGGAGCTGGTCAAACCCTACATCAGTGCATCGGCGTACAGCTATCAGTACCCGGCCAACTCCCTGCAACACGCCGGGGCAATGATTGCCGGCGCCAGCGACTGGCCAGTGTCCAGCCCCAACCCGTGGAATGCCATTGCCCAGGCGATTACCCGCAAGGGGCCGTTGGGGGTGCTCAACGCCAAGGAAAGTGTCGACCGTCAGGTCATGTTCCAGGCCTATACCCTCAATGCCGCCAAGACCCTGCGCCTGGACCAGCAGATCGGCTCATTGGCGCCCGGCAAGCAGGCTGACCTGATCGTCCTCGATCGGGATGTGTTCAAGGTCAGCAACGATGAGTTGTTCGACACTCAAGTGCTGAAGACTTTCTTCGCCGGCAAACAGGTCTACGCCCCCGCGTCCTGA
- a CDS encoding DUF7693 family protein encodes MPTLLSREVYQQLRDAAMGVRTLQLVQQHQLDGQRWVDIDGWQLLLDFEGDRLHHCEHCRHPDGREGSLDTWQRYGTNPVSLLSTWEMAQIEQLLRQKPTGACVTQPA; translated from the coding sequence ATGCCCACCCTGCTCTCTCGTGAGGTCTACCAACAATTGCGCGACGCGGCCATGGGCGTGCGCACCCTGCAGCTTGTGCAACAGCATCAGCTCGACGGACAGCGATGGGTCGATATCGATGGCTGGCAACTGCTGCTGGATTTTGAAGGTGATCGCCTGCACCACTGCGAACACTGCAGGCACCCGGATGGCCGAGAGGGCTCGCTGGACACCTGGCAACGCTATGGCACCAACCCGGTCAGCCTGCTTAGCACCTGGGAGATGGCACAGATCGAGCAACTTCTGAGGCAGAAACCCACAGGCGCATGCGTGACACAACCTGCCTGA
- a CDS encoding S-type pyocin domain-containing protein — MPQKLSEESDESLKRRGLIRSKEWPYVIGILPRSTPTTTTRLQNALHNQQAQEEEIRRYQAAQEADRARQDEGYRRYEEREKAEQLKSPAVQDCTFAKSISVVSGQVCHPDGQAPFEGLGNYGTYAVLSTSEAITSAGTPLQLIGGSTTALTLAGRVGGSLSLGLSGSAVSAGVVAGGIAGSVAMLWPNTFASDTAFYSIEEFANLAVANIGVRVNVKHLPGESVSAFGVYTGNNSAWRSVPVIAATVRGDQLVADLGDGVELIWTPAVDTSRLLGIPALEGAPQLPAVFVFPEAEQAEQRYDHPANPPDFRDAIIWFPSQPQILPVYISLNVRGAPGVVTGVGQDVTGIWLAGAGVGLGSPVPTRIADQLRGLEFSSFDAFRKAFWQAIAADPELSRQFKSRNLSDMAKGFAPAAPKSEHVGKRISFELHHVELIKDGGAVYDVDNLRAVTSKHHIDIHRGMK; from the coding sequence ATGCCCCAGAAACTGTCTGAGGAAAGTGATGAGTCACTCAAACGCCGAGGATTGATACGCTCCAAGGAATGGCCGTACGTCATCGGCATATTGCCCCGCAGCACACCGACTACGACTACCAGATTGCAAAATGCTCTGCACAATCAGCAGGCGCAAGAGGAAGAGATACGCCGATATCAAGCAGCTCAAGAGGCCGACCGTGCTCGACAAGATGAAGGCTATCGCCGATATGAAGAACGCGAAAAAGCCGAACAGTTAAAATCACCTGCTGTCCAGGATTGCACATTTGCCAAATCCATTAGCGTGGTTAGTGGGCAGGTCTGCCATCCCGATGGCCAAGCGCCATTTGAGGGGTTGGGTAATTACGGCACCTACGCCGTGCTCAGCACCAGTGAGGCCATCACCTCGGCCGGTACACCACTTCAACTGATCGGTGGCTCAACGACGGCACTGACCTTGGCTGGACGAGTTGGTGGCTCGTTGTCGCTGGGTTTGTCCGGTTCTGCGGTCAGCGCAGGCGTTGTCGCAGGTGGCATTGCGGGCTCCGTCGCTATGCTCTGGCCCAATACCTTTGCGTCGGACACCGCGTTTTACAGCATCGAGGAGTTCGCCAATCTGGCTGTGGCCAACATCGGTGTACGAGTCAACGTCAAACACCTACCCGGAGAGTCGGTCAGCGCGTTCGGGGTGTACACCGGCAACAACTCCGCGTGGCGAAGTGTCCCAGTGATTGCTGCCACCGTACGCGGTGATCAACTGGTCGCAGATCTGGGCGACGGCGTAGAGCTGATCTGGACACCTGCCGTCGATACCAGCAGGTTGCTAGGTATTCCAGCGCTGGAAGGTGCCCCGCAATTACCTGCGGTGTTTGTCTTTCCCGAAGCCGAACAGGCCGAGCAACGCTATGATCATCCGGCAAACCCACCCGACTTCCGGGACGCCATTATCTGGTTCCCGAGTCAGCCGCAAATCCTGCCGGTCTATATCTCGCTTAATGTGCGTGGTGCGCCGGGCGTGGTCACAGGGGTTGGTCAAGACGTGACGGGGATTTGGCTTGCTGGGGCAGGTGTCGGACTGGGTTCCCCAGTCCCAACGCGCATTGCCGACCAGCTCAGAGGGCTTGAGTTTTCTAGCTTCGATGCGTTCAGGAAGGCGTTTTGGCAGGCCATCGCTGCCGATCCAGAATTGAGCCGACAATTCAAGTCACGCAATCTCTCAGACATGGCGAAAGGTTTTGCCCCGGCGGCACCTAAGAGCGAGCATGTAGGAAAGCGTATCTCCTTCGAGCTGCACCACGTCGAATTGATTAAAGATGGTGGTGCGGTGTACGACGTGGACAACCTGAGAGCGGTTACATCCAAGCACCATATAGACATACATCGAGGGATGAAGTGA